Proteins from one Mycobacterium sp. EPa45 genomic window:
- the purD gene encoding phosphoribosylamine--glycine ligase has product MRVLVIGSGAREHALLLGLRKDPQVDFLAVAPGNAGTAAVAEQHDVDVTSAEAVTALARKLEVDLVIIGPEVPLVLGVADAVRAAGIACFGPSKDAARIEGSKAFAKDVMAAAGVRTAGSETVDNPAHLDAALDRFGPAAGQPAWVVKDDGLAAGKGVVVTDDRDVARAHAASLLDSGHPVLLESFLDGPEVSLFCLVDGSTVVPLLPAQDFKRVADFDAGPNTGGMGAYSPLPWLSAEATSAIVSEVVEPVAAELVRRGCPFSGLLYAGLAITSNGPAVVEFNCRFGDPETQAVLALLESPLGQLLHATATGTLADAAPLEWRDGYAVTVVVAAENYPGRPRVGDVITGSEADGVLHAGTTRRADGTIVSSGGRVLSVVGTGADLVAAREVAYRIASSIRLPGSHFRSDIALAAAEGRITPV; this is encoded by the coding sequence GTGCGCGTCCTCGTGATCGGATCCGGTGCCCGCGAACACGCCCTCTTGCTGGGCCTGCGCAAAGATCCACAAGTCGACTTCTTGGCCGTCGCGCCCGGTAACGCCGGCACCGCGGCGGTCGCCGAACAGCACGACGTCGACGTCACCTCCGCCGAGGCGGTCACCGCGCTGGCCCGCAAGCTCGAGGTCGATCTGGTGATCATCGGCCCCGAGGTTCCGCTGGTTCTCGGCGTCGCCGACGCGGTCCGCGCAGCCGGGATCGCCTGCTTCGGCCCGTCGAAAGATGCCGCCCGAATCGAAGGTTCGAAAGCGTTCGCCAAAGATGTGATGGCCGCCGCCGGTGTGCGCACCGCGGGCAGCGAGACCGTCGACAACCCCGCCCACCTCGATGCGGCGCTGGACCGGTTTGGTCCGGCCGCCGGTCAGCCCGCGTGGGTGGTCAAGGACGACGGGCTGGCCGCAGGCAAGGGTGTGGTGGTCACCGACGACCGCGACGTGGCCCGCGCGCACGCGGCGTCGCTGCTCGACTCCGGGCATCCGGTGCTGCTGGAGTCGTTCCTCGACGGGCCCGAGGTGTCGCTGTTCTGTCTGGTCGACGGGTCGACGGTGGTTCCGCTGCTGCCCGCCCAGGATTTCAAGCGGGTCGCTGACTTTGACGCCGGGCCCAATACCGGTGGTATGGGCGCGTATTCACCGCTGCCGTGGCTGTCTGCGGAAGCGACGTCGGCGATTGTCAGCGAGGTCGTGGAACCCGTTGCGGCCGAGCTGGTTCGACGTGGTTGCCCGTTCTCCGGACTGCTGTATGCCGGGCTGGCCATCACATCGAACGGCCCGGCCGTCGTCGAATTCAACTGCCGGTTCGGCGATCCCGAAACGCAGGCTGTGCTGGCGCTGCTGGAGTCCCCGCTGGGGCAGCTGTTACACGCCACCGCAACCGGAACGCTGGCCGACGCCGCCCCGCTGGAGTGGCGCGACGGTTATGCCGTCACCGTGGTGGTGGCCGCCGAGAATTATCCGGGTCGTCCCCGGGTGGGCGATGTGATCACCGGGTCGGAGGCCGACGGCGTCCTGCATGCCGGTACCACCCGGCGCGCCGACGGGACCATCGTGTCCTCAGGAGGACGGGTGCTCTCGGTCGTCGGTACCGGAGCGGACCTGGTGGCGGCCCGGGAGGTTGCCTACCGAATCGCATCGTCGATTCGCTTGCCCGGCAGCCATTTTCGCAGCGATATCGCGCTGGCTGCCGCCGAGGGGCGCATTACACCAGTTTGA
- a CDS encoding SDR family NAD(P)-dependent oxidoreductase, with product MGVLDGRTALVTGAGRGIGAAIAEGLAAEGATVMVSDAGVAVDGSGHDAGPAEEVVSAINERGGKAFADATDITDFSACGDLIERAAATLGGFDIMVNAAGILRDGMVFKMSEQDWDTVIAVHLKGTFNLTRHAAAWWRENRGGQYRLINFTSMSGLQGAPSQPNYAAAKMGIVGLTFSCANALKGYGVRSNAIAPIAGTRMTQGIKGGGSMDYSASNRRLAPENVVPPVVYLASEQSDWLNRRVIFAGNGRISLMSNPVVEREIVSASGTWDIPTAFAEIETSFKEAVLYPNIFDKPPAS from the coding sequence ATGGGTGTTCTCGACGGCCGTACCGCGCTGGTCACCGGGGCCGGACGCGGTATCGGGGCCGCGATCGCCGAGGGCCTGGCGGCGGAGGGGGCCACGGTGATGGTGTCGGACGCCGGGGTGGCGGTCGACGGCTCCGGTCACGATGCCGGACCTGCCGAGGAGGTCGTCTCGGCGATCAACGAACGCGGCGGCAAGGCATTCGCGGATGCCACCGACATCACCGACTTCTCGGCCTGCGGTGATTTGATCGAGCGTGCCGCCGCGACCCTGGGTGGATTCGACATCATGGTCAATGCGGCAGGCATCCTGCGGGACGGCATGGTGTTCAAGATGAGCGAGCAGGACTGGGACACGGTCATCGCCGTCCATCTGAAGGGCACGTTCAACCTGACCAGGCACGCCGCCGCGTGGTGGCGGGAGAACCGCGGCGGGCAGTACCGCCTGATCAACTTCACCTCGATGTCCGGGCTCCAGGGTGCGCCCAGCCAGCCCAACTATGCCGCCGCAAAAATGGGCATCGTGGGACTCACGTTCTCGTGCGCGAACGCGCTCAAGGGCTACGGGGTGCGGTCCAACGCCATCGCGCCGATCGCCGGTACCCGGATGACACAAGGCATCAAAGGTGGTGGGAGCATGGACTATTCGGCGTCCAACCGTCGGCTGGCCCCAGAGAACGTGGTGCCACCCGTGGTCTACCTGGCCAGCGAGCAGTCCGACTGGCTGAACCGCCGGGTGATCTTCGCGGGCAACGGCCGGATCAGCCTGATGTCCAACCCCGTCGTCGAGCGGGAGATCGTGTCCGCGTCCGGTACCTGGGACATTCCGACGGCATTCGCCGAGATCGAGACCTCGTTCAAGGAAGCGGTGCTGTACCCCAACATCTTCGACAAGCCACCCGCCAGCTGA
- a CDS encoding amidohydrolase family protein: MVDPSNLVLISVDDHTVEPPDMFEKRVPARYADAAPRIVEEADGSVAWVYDGMKLPNIGLNAVAGRPNDEWGFEPSRFEDMRKGCYDVDARVDDMNASGVLASVCFPSFPTISGALFTYKGEREISAVMVKAYNDWHIEDWCGAHPDRFIPMGILPLWDAQLAADEVRRLASLGCRAVTVPQHIGNYGQPAWQDRQWDVMWEAICENNTVVNIHIGTGGGMAVPSDHTSYLAYNSMLVLDTGRFTADLLFSRVVKDFPTIKFALSEGGIGWIPFLLERFEDVYSRQRAWTGDDLGDGRTPTDVFRANFLSCFIRDRVGIENRHRIGVETICWEMDYPHSDSSWPDAPEQLAKELEGCTADEIEAISWRNAAKAFGYTGVERLGRDNCTVAALRANVAGRDLSTPKVDVDRIPRPGSQAITYGDMKARMATIMTGGKPGS, from the coding sequence ATGGTAGATCCCTCGAATTTGGTGTTGATCAGTGTTGACGACCACACCGTCGAGCCGCCCGACATGTTCGAAAAGAGGGTGCCCGCCCGGTATGCCGACGCCGCGCCGCGGATCGTCGAAGAGGCCGACGGCTCGGTCGCCTGGGTCTATGACGGGATGAAGCTGCCCAACATCGGTCTCAATGCGGTCGCCGGCCGGCCCAACGACGAGTGGGGATTCGAACCGTCGCGGTTCGAGGACATGCGCAAGGGCTGCTACGACGTCGATGCCCGCGTCGACGATATGAACGCCTCGGGCGTGCTGGCTTCGGTGTGCTTCCCGTCGTTCCCGACGATCTCGGGGGCGTTGTTCACCTACAAGGGTGAGCGCGAGATCTCGGCGGTGATGGTCAAGGCCTACAACGACTGGCATATCGAGGACTGGTGCGGCGCCCATCCGGACCGCTTCATCCCGATGGGGATCCTCCCGCTGTGGGATGCCCAGCTCGCGGCAGACGAGGTGCGTCGGCTGGCGTCGCTGGGGTGCCGTGCGGTGACTGTCCCCCAGCACATCGGCAACTATGGCCAACCGGCGTGGCAGGACCGGCAGTGGGATGTCATGTGGGAGGCGATCTGTGAGAACAACACCGTCGTCAACATCCACATCGGCACCGGCGGTGGGATGGCCGTCCCGTCAGACCACACCAGCTACCTGGCCTACAACTCCATGCTCGTGCTGGACACCGGACGGTTCACTGCCGACCTCTTGTTCTCCCGGGTGGTCAAGGACTTCCCGACGATCAAGTTCGCCCTCTCCGAAGGCGGCATCGGCTGGATCCCGTTCCTGCTGGAACGGTTCGAGGACGTGTACAGCCGCCAGCGTGCCTGGACCGGCGACGACCTCGGCGACGGCCGGACCCCCACCGATGTGTTCCGCGCCAACTTTCTGTCCTGTTTCATCCGCGACCGCGTCGGCATCGAGAACCGGCACCGAATCGGAGTCGAGACGATCTGCTGGGAGATGGACTACCCGCATTCCGATTCGAGCTGGCCGGATGCGCCCGAGCAGCTCGCCAAGGAGCTCGAGGGCTGCACCGCCGACGAGATCGAGGCGATCTCGTGGCGCAACGCCGCAAAGGCCTTCGGCTACACCGGCGTCGAGCGACTGGGCCGCGACAACTGCACGGTCGCCGCGCTGCGTGCGAACGTGGCGGGTAGGGACTTGTCGACCCCGAAGGTTGACGTCGACCGGATCCCGAGGCCGGGTTCGCAGGCCATCACCTATGGCGATATGAAGGCCCGGATGGCCACGATCATGACCGGCGGAAAACCTGGATCGTAA
- a CDS encoding thiolase family protein, giving the protein MAGALTENVIISGIGQSDIGRRLGRDPLQLTADACIAAVEDAGLTLADIDGLTTYPGASMAGKGFSGAGLRELHDALGIRPNWVAGGVEYPGQLGAVVDAMLAVAGGMANHVLCWRSIWEGTAQGADRRRGYGVPSGSRAAGQLGWQLPFGASAANLAALQIRARMHRFGLTREQLANIAVVQRAHAKLNPKAIYTEPLSVHEYLDARMVSDPLCLYDCDIACDGATAFVVSRAEHAAALDHPAITVESLDCAHHDRFLWEGGEDITRLNSRWSTMWDRTDFTPDDVDYASLYDGFSVFVLCFLEDFGFCGVGESGEWVADPLRFSLGGQLPINTAGGQLSGGRLHGFGHLHEACVQVRGDGGARQVAGAELAACGVGGANSGTTMMLLRRSR; this is encoded by the coding sequence ATGGCGGGGGCGCTGACCGAGAACGTGATCATCAGCGGGATCGGGCAGTCCGATATCGGTCGCCGGCTGGGTCGAGATCCGCTGCAGCTGACCGCTGATGCCTGCATTGCCGCGGTGGAGGACGCCGGTCTGACACTGGCCGACATCGACGGACTCACCACCTACCCGGGTGCCTCGATGGCGGGCAAGGGCTTCTCCGGTGCCGGTCTGCGCGAACTTCACGACGCGCTGGGTATCCGGCCCAACTGGGTGGCCGGTGGTGTCGAGTATCCCGGGCAACTCGGCGCCGTGGTGGACGCGATGCTCGCGGTCGCCGGCGGAATGGCCAACCACGTGCTGTGCTGGCGCAGTATCTGGGAAGGTACCGCCCAGGGCGCTGACCGCCGCCGTGGCTACGGCGTCCCATCAGGATCGCGGGCCGCGGGTCAGCTCGGCTGGCAATTGCCCTTCGGTGCGTCCGCGGCCAATCTGGCGGCGCTGCAAATCCGCGCACGCATGCACCGGTTCGGTCTGACGCGCGAGCAGCTTGCGAATATCGCGGTCGTACAGCGCGCGCATGCCAAGCTCAACCCCAAGGCCATCTACACCGAACCGCTGAGCGTGCACGAGTACCTGGATGCCCGGATGGTGTCGGACCCGTTGTGCCTCTACGACTGCGACATCGCCTGCGACGGTGCCACCGCATTCGTCGTCTCCCGCGCTGAACACGCTGCCGCCCTTGATCATCCGGCAATCACGGTCGAGTCGCTCGACTGTGCCCATCACGATCGGTTCCTCTGGGAGGGTGGCGAGGACATCACCCGGCTCAACTCGCGGTGGTCGACGATGTGGGACCGAACCGACTTCACGCCCGACGACGTCGACTACGCCTCGCTGTACGACGGGTTCAGTGTGTTCGTGCTGTGCTTCCTCGAGGACTTCGGCTTCTGCGGCGTCGGTGAGTCGGGGGAGTGGGTGGCCGACCCGCTGCGCTTCTCGCTCGGCGGGCAGCTGCCGATCAACACTGCGGGCGGCCAGCTTTCGGGCGGCCGGCTGCACGGCTTCGGCCATCTGCACGAAGCGTGTGTGCAGGTCCGCGGCGATGGGGGTGCGCGGCAGGTCGCCGGCGCTGAACTCGCGGCGTGCGGCGTGGGTGGCGCTAACAGCGGAACGACCATGATGCTGCTGCGACGCAGCCGATGA
- a CDS encoding TetR/AcrR family transcriptional regulator, with the protein MRSRGWAGATPASDEEAITRILDAVDDIVADQGAAIRLADVARKLGVTRQTVYHYFPNADALLVASTMRAADGFLDQVADHAHGLKDPVAAVTECISFATESLAGDPQLENLLTRRRKEEGDVSLTGETAIAFCLSIFHRLDVDWELHGFDGTALDGLAEVTLRTVQSLLINPSLRREGNELRGFVARWIGPAILFQRCSSLSSADGQTPVNPR; encoded by the coding sequence ATGCGTAGTCGCGGCTGGGCAGGGGCAACACCCGCCTCCGACGAAGAGGCGATCACTCGAATCTTGGATGCCGTCGACGACATAGTCGCGGACCAAGGGGCAGCGATACGCCTTGCCGACGTCGCTCGAAAGCTTGGGGTTACTCGGCAAACGGTGTATCACTACTTTCCCAATGCCGACGCGCTTCTCGTCGCCAGCACCATGCGGGCAGCCGATGGCTTCCTCGACCAAGTTGCAGACCATGCTCACGGGCTAAAGGATCCAGTCGCGGCAGTTACCGAGTGCATTTCGTTCGCGACCGAAAGCCTCGCCGGTGACCCGCAGCTGGAGAATCTCTTGACTCGCCGGCGGAAAGAAGAAGGCGACGTCTCCCTCACCGGCGAAACCGCAATTGCATTCTGCCTGTCAATATTTCATCGGCTCGACGTGGATTGGGAGTTGCACGGCTTCGACGGCACTGCGCTCGATGGACTCGCCGAAGTGACGCTTCGCACAGTGCAATCGCTGCTGATCAACCCGAGTTTGCGGCGCGAAGGAAACGAACTGCGCGGCTTCGTGGCTCGATGGATTGGTCCAGCAATCCTCTTCCAGAGATGCTCGTCGCTGTCGTCAGCCGATGGGCAAACGCCCGTCAATCCGCGGTGA
- a CDS encoding acyl-CoA carboxylase subunit beta has protein sequence MTDRPDLAELLRRRALTEDAARPDAVERRHAAGGRTARENIADLVDADSFVEYGRFAIAAQRRKRDLDDLIARTPADGLIAGTAQVNGHPCAVLSYDYTVLAGTQGVLGHRKKDRLFELIERMRLPTIFFAEGGGGRPGDTDVPSVSSLETRAFKLWAALSGVVPRIAIVKGRCFAGNAVIAGCSDLIVATTDASIGMGGPAMIAGGGLGDVAPDDVGPISVQSPNGVVDTVVADEAEAVAVAKRLIGYFQGITAPGAVADQTSLRTVIPERARRAYPIKPVIETIADEGTVTFLREKFAAEMVTALARIDGRPVGVIANNTMVMAGAITAAAADKAARFLQLCDTFGLPVISLIDCPGYMVGPAAEAEALVRRASRMLVAGAALRVPLVAVILRRGYGLGAQAMTGGSLHEPLLTVAWAGAHLGPMGLEGAVRLGMRKELEAIADEAEREQRVREATAAMEDNAKALNAAQIFEVDDVIDPAETRGLIIATLAAAAARDELPPPRRFVDTW, from the coding sequence ATGACAGACCGCCCCGATCTGGCCGAACTGCTGCGCCGCCGCGCGCTGACCGAAGACGCGGCACGCCCGGACGCGGTCGAGCGCAGGCATGCCGCGGGCGGGCGGACGGCCCGGGAGAACATCGCCGACCTGGTCGATGCCGATTCGTTCGTCGAGTACGGCCGGTTCGCGATCGCCGCGCAGCGGCGCAAGCGCGACCTCGACGACCTGATCGCACGCACCCCGGCAGACGGGCTGATCGCCGGTACCGCACAGGTGAACGGGCACCCGTGCGCGGTGCTGTCCTACGACTACACGGTGCTGGCCGGCACCCAGGGAGTGCTCGGACACCGCAAGAAGGACCGGCTCTTCGAACTCATCGAGCGAATGCGACTGCCCACGATCTTCTTCGCCGAGGGCGGCGGCGGCCGGCCCGGCGACACCGACGTCCCAAGCGTCTCGTCGCTGGAGACCCGGGCCTTCAAACTCTGGGCGGCGCTGTCGGGTGTGGTGCCGCGCATCGCGATCGTCAAGGGCCGCTGCTTCGCCGGCAACGCGGTGATCGCCGGTTGCTCGGACCTCATCGTTGCCACCACGGACGCCTCGATCGGCATGGGCGGCCCGGCGATGATCGCCGGCGGCGGCCTCGGTGACGTGGCACCCGATGACGTCGGCCCGATCTCCGTGCAGTCGCCCAACGGCGTCGTCGACACCGTCGTCGCCGACGAAGCCGAGGCGGTGGCCGTCGCGAAGCGACTCATCGGTTACTTCCAGGGCATCACGGCGCCTGGTGCAGTCGCCGACCAAACCTCCTTGCGCACAGTCATTCCCGAGCGCGCCAGGCGCGCCTACCCGATCAAGCCCGTCATCGAGACCATCGCCGACGAAGGCACGGTGACCTTCCTGCGGGAGAAGTTCGCCGCCGAGATGGTCACCGCGCTGGCCCGGATCGACGGCCGCCCGGTCGGCGTCATCGCCAACAACACGATGGTGATGGCCGGTGCGATCACCGCGGCGGCGGCCGACAAGGCGGCGCGCTTCCTGCAACTGTGCGACACCTTCGGCCTGCCCGTGATCTCGCTCATCGACTGTCCCGGCTACATGGTCGGCCCGGCCGCCGAAGCCGAGGCGCTGGTGCGGCGTGCCTCGCGAATGCTGGTCGCCGGCGCCGCACTGCGGGTGCCGTTGGTGGCCGTGATCCTGCGCCGCGGCTATGGCCTGGGCGCGCAGGCGATGACCGGCGGCAGCCTGCACGAGCCGCTGCTGACGGTCGCGTGGGCAGGTGCGCACCTCGGGCCGATGGGGTTGGAGGGCGCGGTGCGCCTCGGCATGCGCAAGGAGCTGGAGGCCATCGCCGACGAGGCCGAGCGGGAACAGCGGGTGCGCGAGGCCACGGCCGCCATGGAGGACAACGCCAAAGCGCTCAACGCCGCACAGATCTTCGAGGTCGACGACGTCATCGACCCGGCAGAGACCCGCGGCCTGATCATCGCGACCCTGGCCGCCGCGGCAGCGCGTGATGAACTCCCGCCGCCGAGGCGATTCGTCGACACCTGGTAG
- a CDS encoding SRPBCC family protein, which produces MPQVTISKDVPANPHTLWGVLSNFADVGWIPVAGQVDVHGEGVGMRRAIHGNGATPVVETLTSIDHTRMQLGYSISDNPLPVSRFEALVTVGGSDTGGSTLTWLVDYDPSGSTEADAAAARDAIEAVYEMMAGWLADAASAKGSP; this is translated from the coding sequence ATGCCGCAGGTCACCATCTCCAAGGACGTCCCCGCGAACCCGCATACGCTGTGGGGCGTCCTGTCGAACTTTGCGGACGTCGGCTGGATCCCGGTCGCCGGACAGGTCGACGTGCACGGCGAAGGCGTCGGGATGCGCCGGGCGATCCACGGGAACGGCGCCACGCCCGTCGTCGAAACGCTGACCAGCATCGACCACACCCGGATGCAGCTCGGCTATTCAATCTCCGACAACCCGTTACCCGTGAGCCGATTCGAGGCGCTGGTCACGGTCGGCGGCTCGGATACCGGCGGCTCCACGTTGACGTGGCTCGTCGACTATGACCCGAGCGGGTCCACCGAGGCCGACGCAGCCGCCGCCCGCGACGCGATCGAAGCAGTCTACGAGATGATGGCCGGATGGTTGGCCGATGCGGCCTCGGCTAAGGGCTCGCCGTGA
- a CDS encoding Zn-ribbon domain-containing OB-fold protein, protein MTSTGRPLPAVTEINRPYWTSGAEGVFRLQQCPDCARLIHPPALRCQHDHATPQWVALSGRGTVESWTVNHHPFYPGFPTPYVIAFVNPVEDSRVRVLTNLVGVDPDEISVGMPVQVTFEPGDDGDPSDVVWFPLFTAER, encoded by the coding sequence GTGACTAGTACGGGCAGGCCGCTGCCTGCCGTCACTGAAATCAACCGCCCCTATTGGACTTCCGGTGCCGAAGGAGTCTTTCGGCTGCAGCAGTGTCCCGACTGTGCCCGGCTGATCCATCCGCCCGCCCTGCGCTGTCAGCACGATCACGCGACGCCGCAGTGGGTTGCCCTATCCGGCCGGGGCACCGTCGAGTCATGGACGGTCAATCACCACCCGTTCTATCCTGGGTTCCCCACGCCGTACGTGATCGCCTTCGTCAATCCCGTCGAAGACTCCCGCGTTCGGGTGCTGACCAATCTCGTCGGGGTCGATCCGGACGAGATCTCGGTCGGTATGCCGGTCCAGGTTACGTTCGAGCCAGGTGACGACGGTGATCCATCCGACGTCGTCTGGTTTCCGTTGTTCACGGCGGAGCGCTGA
- a CDS encoding enoyl-CoA hydratase/isomerase family protein produces the protein MGDEAANEFEADEDWVRYEVVERHIAQITINRPDRRNAILSPDMHVLFKERLDRAEDDDDVKVVVLAAEGKDFSSGDDVRRLPVEQAGLVKGTRLPQTARLANARRLHRHLTNWLEFPKTVIAACQGATLGAGMNLALAADILVVSDDMYLARPQARIGFAGFSTAMPLALLKLGPNRGYEAMITGRKVRAAELKEWGVAASVVPVDGLRDEAMRYARAIAHHSADGLMVGKHALITFWNAVGMAQFGDWVPMGHSVFSNLTWRDDEFNFMKERSARGGREAMAELERRYTEWGFE, from the coding sequence GTGGGTGACGAGGCGGCGAACGAGTTCGAGGCTGACGAGGACTGGGTGCGGTATGAGGTTGTGGAACGCCACATCGCGCAGATCACGATCAACCGGCCGGACCGGCGCAACGCGATTCTGTCCCCCGATATGCACGTGCTGTTCAAGGAGCGCCTTGATCGGGCCGAGGACGACGACGACGTGAAGGTCGTCGTGCTGGCGGCCGAGGGCAAGGACTTCTCCAGTGGTGACGACGTGCGGCGCCTCCCGGTTGAACAAGCCGGGCTGGTCAAGGGCACGCGCTTGCCGCAGACGGCGCGCTTGGCCAATGCCCGCCGGCTGCACCGGCACCTCACCAATTGGCTCGAGTTCCCGAAGACGGTCATCGCGGCGTGCCAGGGAGCCACCTTGGGTGCGGGGATGAACCTCGCGCTGGCAGCGGACATCCTCGTCGTCTCCGATGACATGTACCTGGCACGCCCGCAGGCGCGGATCGGCTTCGCCGGGTTCTCCACTGCCATGCCGTTGGCCTTGCTCAAACTCGGCCCGAACCGTGGCTATGAGGCAATGATCACCGGGCGCAAAGTGCGCGCGGCGGAACTGAAGGAGTGGGGGGTTGCCGCGTCGGTGGTCCCGGTCGACGGCTTGCGTGACGAGGCAATGCGCTACGCGCGGGCGATCGCGCACCACTCGGCCGACGGGCTGATGGTCGGCAAGCATGCGCTCATCACCTTCTGGAATGCCGTCGGGATGGCGCAATTCGGTGATTGGGTGCCGATGGGGCACAGCGTGTTCAGCAACCTGACCTGGCGGGACGACGAGTTCAACTTCATGAAGGAGCGCTCCGCCAGGGGCGGGCGCGAAGCGATGGCCGAGCTCGAGCGTCGGTATACCGAATGGGGCTTCGAGTAA
- a CDS encoding SRPBCC family protein, whose product MTAIDEPAVMGKVPPRYACGDTFVPKTRYLDPEFLQLELERLFSAVWQPACREEEIPDAGSYYEYTIGRQSIMVLRQKDGGIKAFYNACAHRGMKVVRGAGCAAGNELRCEFHGWRFAFDGRSSFVPSRDEFLDRPREQWSLRPVAVGTWGGWVFISMAEDPPDLLEWLDPLPTALAPFRLEDMRFRWRKRTFLNANYKTVIDAFIEGYHTPGTHPQTLRPVQGPRPSAEPAPPQEFVYAPYTPTIAYKNHSRFIYTARPDSGNKDTARKQQAARPEVFANSMQYNYLEVGSLVTERDYRAAQQLAQMEPSDIPPFVLYHQMCEELALAEGVDFPKMTMEQYFAGNGDWHVFPTLVILVEKSCLLGYRMLPDADDPNRCVFEMFSLEHFPPGEVPQTSWLEVQRWQDHDGWGELPTQDLRNIDAIHAGMHSRGFTGLWLNTAQEMSIRNEHAIADRFIFGVTDDDEPAGD is encoded by the coding sequence ATGACCGCCATTGATGAGCCCGCGGTGATGGGAAAGGTGCCGCCGCGGTACGCATGTGGCGACACGTTCGTGCCCAAGACCCGCTACCTCGATCCCGAGTTCCTCCAGCTCGAACTCGAGCGGTTGTTCTCCGCGGTCTGGCAGCCCGCGTGCCGGGAAGAGGAGATCCCCGACGCGGGAAGCTATTACGAGTACACCATCGGCAGGCAGTCGATCATGGTGCTGCGGCAGAAGGACGGCGGTATCAAGGCGTTCTACAACGCATGCGCGCATCGCGGGATGAAGGTGGTACGCGGCGCCGGGTGCGCGGCGGGCAACGAACTGCGCTGCGAGTTCCATGGCTGGCGATTCGCGTTCGACGGGCGTTCGTCATTCGTCCCGTCCCGAGATGAGTTCCTGGACCGTCCGCGTGAGCAGTGGTCGCTGCGCCCGGTCGCAGTAGGAACGTGGGGCGGCTGGGTGTTCATCAGCATGGCCGAGGACCCACCGGATCTGCTGGAGTGGCTCGACCCCCTGCCGACCGCGCTTGCGCCGTTCCGGTTGGAGGACATGCGTTTTCGCTGGCGCAAGCGCACGTTCCTGAACGCCAACTACAAGACCGTCATCGACGCGTTCATCGAGGGTTACCACACTCCTGGCACGCATCCGCAGACGCTGCGACCGGTCCAGGGCCCGCGGCCCTCCGCGGAGCCCGCGCCGCCGCAGGAGTTCGTCTACGCCCCGTACACCCCGACGATCGCGTACAAGAACCATTCCCGGTTCATCTACACCGCACGACCGGACAGCGGCAACAAGGACACCGCACGCAAGCAGCAGGCTGCCAGGCCCGAGGTGTTCGCGAACTCGATGCAGTACAACTATCTCGAGGTCGGCTCGCTGGTCACCGAGCGGGACTATCGGGCGGCTCAGCAGCTGGCGCAGATGGAGCCCAGTGACATCCCGCCGTTCGTGCTCTACCACCAGATGTGTGAGGAACTGGCGCTGGCCGAGGGCGTCGACTTCCCGAAAATGACCATGGAGCAATACTTCGCCGGCAACGGGGACTGGCATGTGTTCCCGACCCTGGTGATCCTGGTGGAGAAGTCGTGCTTGTTGGGCTACCGCATGCTGCCCGATGCCGATGATCCGAATCGTTGTGTCTTCGAGATGTTTTCGCTGGAGCATTTCCCGCCCGGCGAGGTTCCGCAGACCAGTTGGCTGGAAGTGCAACGCTGGCAGGACCACGACGGCTGGGGCGAACTGCCGACGCAGGATCTGCGGAACATCGATGCGATCCACGCAGGCATGCACTCGCGGGGATTCACCGGGCTGTGGTTGAACACCGCGCAGGAGATGTCCATTCGCAACGAGCACGCCATCGCCGACCGGTTCATCTTCGGCGTCACCGACGATGATGAGCCCGCCGGTGACTAG